In Cololabis saira isolate AMF1-May2022 chromosome 10, fColSai1.1, whole genome shotgun sequence, a single window of DNA contains:
- the LOC133452375 gene encoding gastrula zinc finger protein XlCGF49.1-like codes for MLTSRYQERDFPDPEPDAGNLYFHSSPLADDQNQDHVQILDSGPTADLAMAPRKRPRGRSHVGPSSLSHGRFHAQSGKKTVKCDVCGKFFRDKHDMQRHYRIHTGERPYECKVCRKSFTQNGTLLVHMKTHTGEKPFLCSTCGKNFPMRWILVAHMRIHTGERPYSCGECGKNFTHKNSLKHHMNISHDGNS; via the coding sequence ATGCTGACGTCCAGGTACCAGGAACGGGACTTCCCCGACCCGGAACCCGACGCCGGGAACCTTTACTTTCACTCCTCTCCCTTAGCTGacgaccagaaccaggaccatgTCCAGATTCTGGATTCAGGACCAACCGCAGACTTAGCGATGGCCCCGAGGAAGAGGCCCAGAGGCAGAAGTCACGTCGGCCCGTCGTCTCTGTCACACGGCCGTTTTCACGCTCAGTCGGGCAAAAAGACGGTGAAATGTGACGTCTGTGGAAAGTTTTTTCGGGATAAACATGACATGCAGCGCCACTACCGGATCCACACGGGCGAGCGGCCGTACGAGTGTAAAGTGTGCCGGAAGAGTTTCACTCAGAACGGAACCCTGTTGGTCCACATGAAGACCCACACGGGGGAGAAACCCTTCCTCTGTTCCACGTGCGGGAAGAACTTCCCCATGCGCTGGATCCTGGTGGCCCACATGAGGATCCACACCGGGGAGAGGCCCTACTCCTGTggggaatgtgggaaaaacttCACCCACAAGAACAGCTTGAAGCATCACATGAACATCAGCCACGATGGGAACAGCTGA
- the LOC133452166 gene encoding formin-2-like gives LPTPAAPCPPEREPADLPAPADPGSGVPAPADPGSGVPAPADPGSGVPAPADPGSGVPAPADPVSGVPAPADPGSGVPAPADPGSGVPAPADPGSGVPAPADPGSGVPAPADPGSGVPAPADPGSGVPAPADPGSGVPAPADPGSGVPAPADPGSGVPAPADPGSGVPAPADPGSEIFQSECRVKLLCLLYTVLTLKSLLYCCGLSLLMVLRNKGPSTN, from the coding sequence CTTCCAACTCCAGCAGCCCCCTGTCCTCCAGAGAGAGAGCCAGCAGACCTgccagctccagcagatccaggttcaggggttccagctccagcagatccaggttcaggggttccagctccagcagatccaggttcaggggttccagctccagcagatccaggttcaggggttccagctccagcagatccagtttcaggggttccagctccagcagatccaggttcaggggttccagctccagcagatccaggttcaggggttccagctccagcagatccaggttcaggggttccagctccagcagatccaggttcaggggttccagctccagcagatccaggttcaggggttccagctccagcagatccaggttcaggggttccagctccagcagatccaggttcaggggttccagctccagcagatccaggttcaggggttccagctccagcagatccaggttcaggggttccagctccagcagatccaggttcaggggttccagctccagcagatccaggttCAGAGATCTTCCAGTCTGAGTGCAGGGTGAAGCTGCTCTGCCTGCTGTACACAGTGCTGACCCTGAAGAGTCTGCTGTACTGCTGTGGACTCTCTCTGCTGATGGTCCTCAGGAACAAGGGGCCGTCCACCAACTGA
- the LOC133452167 gene encoding immunoglobulin lambda-1 light chain-like, producing MLFLPAAALCCLCSALVAMAAELVQDDVTLTRRVGQSVSFSCGTDQCDIPVIYWYQKKELETFRVILLIYSSGGIDSDFNHPQKADFSAENTQNGCLLKLNRVKLDHSATYYCKCWKRDAHIFFTVGGYEYRIFGPGSKLHVTDKQVVKPVVSVYPAASRVHLGGGSSLLCVASAMFPPGVRFSWKRQKKNGPLEDVPPAEGEQVELREPGRSASIMVVHRLHQDTYIYSCYVKHEGGTVEAQTQGDGGSVTVFSRDSASRGDAVKDSRGRTFVPATPNIFLLCF from the exons ATGCTTTTCCTCCCAGCTGCTGCTCTGTGCTGTCTGTGTTCAG cgctggttgccatggcagcaGAGCTGGTTCAGGACGATGTAACACTGACCAGGAGAGTTGGACAAAGTGTCTCCTTCAGCTGTGGAACTGATCAGTGTGATATTCCTGTGATATACTGGTATCAGAAAAAAGAATTGGAAACTTTCAGAGTGATTCTGCTTATTTACAGTAGCGGTGGAATTGATTCAGACTTCAATCATCCTCAGAAAGCAGATTTTTCAGCTGAAAATACACAGAACGGTTGTTTGTTGAAGCTAAACAGAGTTAAACTGGATCATTCAGCCACCTACTACTGCAAGTGTTGGAAGAGAGACGCCCACA TCTTTTTCACCGTGGGAGGATACGAGTACCGCATCTTTGGACCTGGAAGTAAACTGCATGTAACCG ATAAGCAGGTAGTGAAGCCCGTGGTGAGCGTGTACCCAGCAGCATCCAGAGTCCACCTGGGGGGGGGCAGCTCCCTGCTGTGTGTGGCCTCAGCCATGTTTCCTCCTGGGGTCCGGTTCTCCTGGAAAAGACAGAAGAAGAACGGCCCGCTGGAGGACGTCCCCCCTGCCGAGGGAGAGCAGGTGGAGCTCAGAGAGCCGGGACGCAGCGCCTCCATCATGGTGGTCCACCGCCTCCATCAGGACACGTACATATACAGCTGCTACGTCAAGCACGAGGGCGGCACGGTGGAGGCCCAGACACAAGGTGACGGAGGCTCGGTGACTGTGTTCAGCAGAGACTCAGCTTCACGTGGAGACGCTGTCAAAGACAGCAGAGGACGGACATTTGTCCCTGCAACTCCCAACATCTTCCTTCTCTGTTTC